A region of Nitrospinota bacterium DNA encodes the following proteins:
- a CDS encoding cobalamin B12-binding domain-containing protein has protein sequence MRQLKVLMVHPPDPEGHPNPFQWRCEPLGLEYVAAACKQDDHIPRILDLRLWPDRLESAIIEFEPDVVGTTGYSMHVYRAREVCDTVKRLRPGCLTAVGGHHATVAPEDFMHPSVDMIFRGEGVRQFAGTLKRLAMGDSDPASGAEGAIRKGMDGLFTPVNGHKLPSRAPDLLPLPARDMNPADRGCYRMGAFESVALMATSVGCAFRCNFCALWKLMDGAYMARDIDSVVEELGGIQEEYVFFTDDEPFTDRKRMERLADAVIAAGIKKKIMSYCRADTMTRHPELVAKWRDAGLVGVSMGVEAVTEKELDGFNKRIKPSQVEEAFMVARRIGVEIFPLFIVGTDYQPKDFKRLARYIQRHNIENPIFSVLTPLPGSDLLTDFSAITETVSGGRPNWELFDLQHPVTATAMPKEAFMRAYYELWGSTRVVARKG, from the coding sequence ATGCGTCAACTCAAGGTTTTAATGGTTCACCCTCCGGATCCTGAGGGGCATCCCAATCCGTTCCAATGGCGTTGTGAGCCGCTGGGATTAGAATATGTGGCCGCCGCCTGCAAACAAGACGACCACATACCCCGTATTCTCGACTTGCGTCTCTGGCCAGACCGTCTGGAATCCGCAATCATTGAATTCGAGCCAGACGTGGTGGGGACAACAGGTTACTCCATGCATGTTTACAGGGCCCGGGAGGTATGCGATACGGTCAAGCGGCTCCGGCCAGGCTGTTTGACAGCCGTAGGCGGACACCACGCAACTGTGGCTCCAGAAGATTTCATGCATCCATCGGTGGACATGATTTTTAGAGGCGAAGGAGTCCGCCAGTTCGCAGGAACACTAAAGCGTTTGGCGATGGGCGATAGCGATCCTGCCAGCGGCGCAGAGGGGGCGATCCGGAAGGGGATGGACGGGTTGTTCACACCAGTCAACGGCCACAAATTGCCATCCCGCGCGCCAGACCTGCTCCCCCTCCCCGCCAGGGACATGAATCCAGCGGACCGAGGCTGTTACCGGATGGGCGCTTTCGAGTCGGTGGCGCTCATGGCCACCTCGGTTGGATGCGCGTTCAGGTGCAACTTCTGCGCTCTATGGAAGCTTATGGACGGCGCCTATATGGCCCGCGATATCGACAGTGTCGTGGAAGAACTGGGCGGCATACAGGAAGAGTATGTTTTTTTCACCGACGACGAGCCCTTCACAGACCGTAAAAGAATGGAGCGGCTCGCCGACGCCGTCATCGCCGCCGGGATCAAAAAGAAGATAATGTCATATTGCCGGGCGGACACGATGACCCGCCACCCGGAGCTTGTCGCCAAATGGCGCGATGCGGGGCTGGTGGGGGTTTCCATGGGGGTGGAAGCGGTGACCGAAAAGGAGTTGGACGGTTTTAATAAACGGATCAAGCCTTCCCAGGTGGAAGAGGCGTTCATGGTGGCCCGAAGGATCGGGGTGGAAATATTTCCGTTGTTCATCGTAGGGACCGATTACCAGCCCAAGGATTTTAAACGGCTGGCCCGGTACATCCAGCGCCATAACATAGAAAACCCGATCTTCAGCGTCCTCACCCCGTTACCCGGTTCAGACCTGCTCACCGACTTTTCCGCGATAACTGAAACTGTTAGTGGTGGCCGGCCCAATTGGGAACTTTTCGATCTGCAACATCCGGTGACAGCCACGGCGATGCCGAAGGAGGCGTTCATGCGCGCCTATTACGAATTGTGGGGCTCCACGCGAGTGGTCGCCCGGAAAGGATGA
- a CDS encoding twin-arginine translocation signal domain-containing protein: MSNKDEEGKTFGRRDFIKTAAVTTLGAIAGLATEGSSRPALAQTASGGGSLPDSTPITSLLDAANASVLTATAAALTKADLLNLRQADEYKTASLLTGAHMQLTVADLQSIEEAFDMQNGTYPGSSSARMARSGGYDPSVMDTTACCCCSTAPCCCCTAAAQADSARD, translated from the coding sequence ATGTCTAATAAAGATGAAGAGGGGAAAACTTTCGGTCGCCGCGATTTTATAAAAACCGCCGCGGTTACAACTCTGGGGGCGATAGCGGGGCTTGCCACTGAAGGCTCCAGCAGGCCCGCTCTGGCGCAAACCGCCTCCGGTGGCGGCTCGTTGCCGGACTCCACTCCCATTACCAGCCTGCTGGACGCCGCCAACGCCTCAGTGCTTACCGCAACCGCCGCCGCCCTTACTAAAGCCGATCTTCTGAATCTGCGGCAGGCAGACGAATATAAAACCGCTTCCCTGCTTACGGGGGCGCACATGCAACTGACTGTGGCGGATCTTCAATCCATCGAAGAAGCCTTTGACATGCAAAACGGCACCTATCCCGGCTCATCCAGCGCCCGAATGGCCCGTTCCGGCGGATACGACCCGTCCGTAATGGACACAACCGCGTGTTGCTGTTGTAGCACAGCGCCGTGCTGTTGTTGCACCGCCGCCGCCCAGGCCGATTCGGCGCGCGATTGA
- a CDS encoding acyl-CoA thioesterase has product MSDQLTGKPISASRTVMSQLMMPNDANMAGFVHGGVLLSIADKVAYVCACRHSGKYCVTASVDEVHFRTPVHVGSLVSFHASVNWVGRTSIEIGIRITSEEMTTGNVVHSNSCYFTMVAVDENGKPSPVPALILETGDDKRRNEQARKRRELRLQHRG; this is encoded by the coding sequence ATGAGCGACCAGTTGACCGGAAAGCCCATATCCGCCTCCCGCACGGTGATGAGCCAGCTTATGATGCCAAACGACGCCAACATGGCCGGATTCGTCCACGGCGGCGTTCTTCTATCCATCGCCGACAAGGTGGCGTATGTTTGCGCCTGCAGGCATTCGGGCAAATACTGCGTCACCGCGTCGGTGGACGAGGTGCATTTCCGCACGCCCGTCCATGTGGGGTCACTTGTATCCTTCCACGCCTCGGTGAACTGGGTGGGCAGGACTTCCATTGAGATAGGCATCCGCATCACCAGCGAGGAGATGACCACCGGCAATGTGGTCCACAGCAATTCCTGCTACTTCACCATGGTGGCGGTGGACGAAAACGGCAAACCATCGCCGGTGCCCGCGCTGATACTGGAGACCGGCGATGACAAACGGCGTAACGAACAGGCGAGAAAAAGAAGGGAATTGCGGTTACAGCACCGGGGGTGA
- a CDS encoding ABC transporter permease produces MLKIIIKVALREIRGALTRSLLTMLGVIIGVASVVAMVSLGEGAKRDVVGKIKNLGTNLLIVRPGLLERGHVRRAPAQTLTLDDAELVKKHVAGIRYVAPSVYQNAQIKYFARNTATNIIGVTPEYLEARGFAVGDGRFITAQDVAGARRVVALGSEVADKLFSGLPAIGNMVKINGVNFQVVAIMAEKGEMGWYNADDQVLIPISAFQRRLVGVRYINEIAIEVQDEKDMDYVMDHVVKLLRKSHHLMEGEENDFHVRSQLEIIKSMEEITRTFTYLLGGTAAISLLVGGIGIMNIMLVTVTERTREIGLRKAIGARRSDILKQFLVESTTLSGVGGVIGVLFGYGVSHMIGRFSQWETYVSPQSVILAYSVALFVGIFFGWYPAWKASKLNPVDALRRE; encoded by the coding sequence ATGCTGAAGATTATCATTAAAGTCGCCCTGCGGGAGATTCGCGGAGCGCTCACAAGGTCGTTGCTCACCATGCTGGGGGTCATCATTGGCGTGGCGTCGGTTGTGGCGATGGTGTCCCTGGGCGAAGGCGCCAAGCGGGACGTGGTGGGCAAGATAAAAAACCTTGGAACAAACCTGTTAATCGTGCGGCCCGGCCTTCTGGAGCGGGGACATGTGCGCCGGGCGCCCGCCCAAACCCTGACGCTGGACGACGCCGAGCTTGTGAAAAAACATGTGGCCGGCATACGCTACGTGGCCCCGTCGGTGTACCAGAACGCGCAGATAAAATATTTCGCCCGAAACACCGCCACCAACATAATCGGCGTGACGCCGGAATACCTGGAGGCGCGGGGGTTCGCCGTGGGGGACGGCCGGTTCATAACGGCTCAGGACGTGGCCGGGGCGCGGCGCGTTGTGGCCCTGGGCAGTGAAGTGGCCGATAAACTTTTCAGCGGCCTGCCCGCCATAGGGAACATGGTGAAGATAAACGGCGTCAACTTCCAGGTTGTGGCCATTATGGCGGAGAAAGGGGAGATGGGGTGGTACAACGCCGACGACCAGGTATTGATCCCCATAAGCGCCTTCCAGCGGCGGCTGGTGGGGGTGCGGTATATAAACGAGATCGCCATAGAGGTGCAGGACGAAAAGGATATGGACTACGTGATGGACCATGTGGTGAAACTTCTCCGTAAAAGCCATCACCTCATGGAGGGTGAGGAAAACGATTTCCATGTGCGTAGCCAGCTTGAAATCATAAAATCCATGGAGGAGATCACCCGCACCTTCACCTATTTGCTGGGCGGCACGGCGGCCATATCGCTATTGGTCGGCGGCATCGGCATTATGAACATCATGCTGGTTACGGTTACCGAGCGCACCCGGGAAATAGGCCTTCGAAAGGCCATCGGGGCCCGCAGGAGCGACATACTCAAACAGTTTTTGGTGGAGTCCACCACATTGTCCGGCGTGGGGGGCGTGATAGGCGTCCTGTTTGGTTACGGGGTGTCCCACATGATCGGCCGGTTTTCGCAATGGGAGACTTATGTGTCGCCCCAATCAGTTATATTGGCTTACTCGGTGGCGTTGTTCGTGGGGATTTTCTTCGGATGGTATCCTGCGTGGAAAGCCTCCAAGTTGAATCCCGTGGACGCTTTAAGGAGAGAATAG
- a CDS encoding ROK family protein, with translation MMGNRRLVIGVDLGGTNIRSAIVSAEGSTLARDKRPTGAQDGYRSVIERIAESVKTVMGVSGFAPVAIGLAVPGAIDFKRGVVTYSPNLPGWINAKVAEDLSAMVAVPAYLENDANAAAAGEGWIGAAAEWENFSMLTLGTGVGGAIVLNRQVWHGSSGMAGELGHLPSGKPGRVCGCGRDGCVEAYASASGVMKTAHERFYENDAIWIRTAAGDFVGKVDARLLARGAGEGDPLCREIFDEAGACLGRILSAVALTLDVANVVIGGGMAEALAFIEPGMRREALKMAYTLNETKLKITKAALGDDAGILGAARIAMKSAGIC, from the coding sequence ATGATGGGAAACCGTAGGCTTGTTATAGGGGTGGACCTGGGCGGGACCAATATCCGCTCCGCCATTGTGTCGGCGGAAGGGAGTACGCTGGCGCGGGATAAACGCCCTACCGGCGCGCAGGATGGGTACCGCTCCGTTATTGAACGGATAGCCGAATCCGTGAAAACCGTGATGGGCGTTTCCGGCTTCGCGCCTGTGGCCATTGGCCTGGCCGTGCCCGGTGCCATAGATTTTAAACGGGGGGTGGTTACATACTCCCCGAACCTGCCGGGCTGGATAAACGCGAAAGTGGCGGAAGATTTAAGCGCCATGGTGGCTGTTCCAGCGTATCTTGAGAACGACGCAAACGCCGCCGCCGCAGGCGAAGGGTGGATAGGCGCCGCCGCTGAATGGGAAAACTTTTCGATGCTCACCCTTGGCACCGGGGTTGGCGGGGCGATAGTCCTCAATAGGCAGGTGTGGCATGGCTCGTCCGGCATGGCGGGGGAGCTGGGGCATCTGCCTTCGGGCAAGCCCGGTAGAGTTTGCGGATGTGGACGGGACGGTTGCGTTGAAGCTTACGCCTCGGCCAGCGGCGTGATGAAAACCGCGCACGAAAGGTTTTACGAGAACGACGCCATCTGGATCCGGACCGCCGCCGGAGATTTCGTGGGGAAAGTGGACGCCAGGCTTTTAGCCCGTGGCGCCGGGGAGGGCGACCCGCTGTGCCGCGAAATCTTCGACGAGGCTGGCGCGTGTCTTGGCCGGATATTATCAGCCGTGGCGCTCACGCTGGACGTGGCCAATGTGGTTATAGGCGGCGGAATGGCAGAGGCCCTGGCATTTATAGAGCCGGGCATGCGGCGTGAAGCTTTAAAAATGGCCTACACCCTCAACGAGACAAAATTGAAAATAACCAAAGCCGCGTTGGGCGATGACGCGGGCATTTTGGGCGCCGCCAGGATCGCCATGAAATCAGCGGGAATATGCTGA